The following coding sequences are from one Candoia aspera isolate rCanAsp1 chromosome 13, rCanAsp1.hap2, whole genome shotgun sequence window:
- the ALPK3 gene encoding alpha-protein kinase 3 translates to MTELKPGRGPPGVIDSRRAGAALSGRGAARSDREPPGTPACARACPAPRLPDEAPLCTAWPIAMGSRRRPLGRSYSGNGSSLGYCPGPGSDGEDNGPLAEYRPDRRSYFLSVRPENRSTFCAIIAQLTEETQPVFETTLKSFAVSKDADAKFTCIVIGYPQPEVTWYKDDEQMDRYCGLPKYEILRHGNRHTLKLYKCQEEDAAIYQASARNNKGIVSCSGVLEVGTMTEYKIHQRWFAKLRRNAEAKLCEIEQNRKRGKENVEMEQLRRVSPDRFQRKRRLTGDVGMRSGTSLWDEEEVAKVRIPDGKACFGEDENAKNRETSLTASTLFPNNFITGCLETEVATTNGDASLESGEENGERNDDGFLQYIYETVEMVTKEYSAKKKKEEEGSTAPPKANQDVSQQEDGMQQRRNTSVQKDAMPVGSSQKVASPTVNGRPVEARPQEKSKSLLPSSPSKADMHFSLKDIYYDVGAEPKAEKKVPESKVRSMEKALPTGNLSNVENALPATVQALKRAKPEEVRKETQARQKAKGVETKHSKMAATGTDRELNTQRFQHPSQAAKPTTEVQMGHRVGCPSSSTMESDFLQPGQAGPTRLGSPPPFAEKNEGEVLLIRETNLLDSPLPEAEPDLQFQEAGHVDLPLPLQEARKRAFPPVASEEKLLPGPEPSEASEESQPSLSVACDLQSPNSRLWEEAKEETTCFSTRKNIPGDLGIKWSEKKSGPSPEIQDSSTGMLHPENHQPAIFQNHPVTSQNLSAISSGVPNGMENLLQKEDVGKYSPSQGQDEIQSRLVPDHESKKPITPALPAQEAHFKGRPMDELDQAALLSPVKEDFAERNQSVAHLLKDVKRKTETWQPARMVASEPDQQVTSTVTKEICMQKEFLVPPRSKKDKQGSITYTKKTEVRDKGKEKIGSDVHLIENSPHPEAVVEENQAMEKAQNTNLVSSLKNYLLLLLKMATESDKSEVSPKQEAKIVEEKTPLSAIPKHLPDVGIAGLTPRTSRKIFEQVETNQLFHSAENLPLTPKTSRKLTGMINQELLACQKSPSTEPEVPPLPCVPSIVVGSIAGEPAGLPHLPSSEVASETAAALPSATPQELASGARRKIYLPKTKPADEMEGVALEGQTWAKRDSPSVSPQQGRRSQTLLQTPAPGSPPVEKRSPTIARKMATLEVPKMYQELAEESKKEDDSSPLAPESVEESVTEGPVGESRKTNDPFKAPQVVRKIRAEQFSDASGNLKLWCQFFNILSDSKLIWYKDEVPIADVKRSSGDEGQAALAIVQMSLKDCGVYQCTIQNEYGTDSTDFLLSPEVLSGFISKEEIEAGEEIEMTPMVFAKGLADSGFWGDKLFGRIMVEDLEAGRGFLRKACRARAIYGLEPVFESGHTGIIKVHNFIAFGGRSENTLVERNYDITIQECKIQNSSREYCKIFAAEARALSDFGSIPEIIPLYLIYRPANNIPYATMEEDLPGLFQCYCGREGDGSGLAPPNPSEIGQKCCAFQHWLYQWTNGNILVTDLEGVGWKVTNVKIATKTKGYQGLKESCCPNLLNLFVASHQCNHYCELLALKSLEVPQPPPRSKGSRSPNMGRKSSSAQSSPQLQKKGLSSPQASRKGSVSPKNARKCPEHVAESQLMAWPKGGDNDKAGQLQ, encoded by the exons GAGCACATTCTGTGCAATCATTGCTCAGTTGACCGAGGAGACCCAGCCCGTCTTTGAAACAACTCTCAAATCATTTGCTGTGTCGAAGGATGCTGATGCCAAATTCACGTGCATTGTGATAG GGTACCCACAGCCAGAGGTGACCTGGTACAAAGATGATGAACAAATGGATCGATACTGTGGCTTGCCAAAATATGAGATTCTCCGACATGGGAACCGACACACTCTGAAGTTGTACAA GTGTCAGGAGGAGGATGCAGCCATTTACCAGGCTTCAGCGAGAAACAACAAAGGCATTGTGTCCTGTTCTGGTGTTTTGGAAGTTGGGACCATGACAGAGTACAAAATTCACCAACGGTGGTTTGCCAAGCTCAGGAGGAACGCCGAAGCCAAGCTGTGTGAGATTGAGCAGAACAGGAAGCGAGGGAAGGAGAATGTGGAAATGGAACAGCTGAGACGAGTGAGTCCAGACAGATTCCAGAGGAAGCGACGGTTGACGGGGGATGTAGGGATGCGTTCGGGCACCTCTCTCTGGGACGAGGAGGAAGTGGCCAAGGTGCGGATCCCAGATGGGAAGGCCTGCTTTGGTGAAGACGAGAATGCAAAGAACAGAGAGACCTCTCTGACTGCCTCCACCCTGTTCCCAAACAACTTCATAACAGGATGTCTGGAAACAGAAGTGGCCACCACCAATGGAGATGCCTCTCTTGAAAGTGgggaagaaaatggggaaagaaATGACGACGGCTTTCTTCAGTATATTTATGAGACGGTGGAAATGGTGACCAAGGAATATTCAgcgaagaagaagaaggaagaggaaggtagTACAGCTCCACCAAAAGCAAACCAGGATGTTTCCCAACAAGAGGATGGCATGCAACAGAGGAGAAATACCTCCGTGCAGAAGGATGCTATGCCTGTTGGGTCGTCCCAGAAAGTAGCCTCTCCTACAGTCAACGGAAGGCCAGTGGAAGCCAGACCCCAGGAAAAGTCCAAGTCCCTGCTGCCTTCCTCCCCTTCCAAAGCAGATATGCATTTTTCGCTGAAAGATATATATTATGATGTTGGAGCAGAGCCTAAAGCTGAGAAGAAGGTGCCAGAAAGTAAGGTAAGGtctatggagaaggcccttccCACAGGAAACCTTTCCAACGTGGAGAATGCTCTTCCAGCAACTGTTCAAGCTTTGAAAAGGGCTAAGCCAGAAGAAGTAAGAAAGGAAACACAGGCTAGGCAGAAGGCTAAGGGTGTTGAGACAAAGCATAGCAAAATGGCAGCCACTGGAACAGACAGGGAATTGAACACCCAGCGATTCCAGCATCCCAGCCAGGCTGCGAAACCCACAACAGAGGTCCAGATGGGACATAGGGTGGGATGTCCAAGCAGCAGTACCATGGAAAGTGATTTTCTTCAGCCAGGCCAAGCTGGGCCAACAAGACTTGGGAGTCCACCTCCCTTTGCAGAGAAGAATGAAGGGGAAGTCCTTCTCATCCGTGAAACCAACTTGCTGGACTCTCCCCTCCCTGAAGCTGAGCCAGACCTGCAGTTCCAAGAGGCTGGGCATGTGGATTTGCCCCTGCCTTTGCAGGAAGCAAGGAAGCGGGCCTTTCCGCCCGTAGCCTCGGAGGAGAAATTGTTGCCTGGTCCAGAGCCTTCTGAG GCATCAGAAGAGTCACAGCCAAGCTTGTCTGTTGCCTGTGATTTGCAGTCTCCAAATTCCAGGCTTTGGGAGGAAGCAAAAGAGGAAACCACTTGCTTTTCAACAAGGAAAAATATCCCTGGAGATTTAGGAATAAAATGGTCAGAGAAGAAATCTGGTCCTAGCCCAGAAATCCAAGACTCAAGTACGGGGATGCTACACCCGGAAAATCACCAGCCAGCAATTTTCCAGAATCATCCAGTGACTTCTCAGAATCTCTCAGCCATTTCTTCTGGTGTCCCAAATGGGATGGAGAATCTGCTTCAGAAGGAAGACGTGGGAAAGTATTCTCCAAGTCAGGGACAGGATGAAATCCAAAGTAGACTAGTTCCTGATCATGAGAGTAAAAAGCCAATTACTCCTGCATTACCAGCCCAGGAAGCCCATTTTAAGGGTAGACCCATGGATGAGTTGGACCAAG CAGCTCTGCTTTCTCCAGTTAAAGAAGACTTTGCTGAGAGAAACCAATCTGTAGCTCATTTGCTGAAAGATGTTAAGAGGAAAACAGAAACTTGGCAACCAGCTAGGATGGTGGCTTCAGAACCAGACCAGCAAGTCACCAGCACTGTTACGAAAGAGATCTGCATGCAGAAAGAATTTCTGGTTCCTCCAAGAAGTAAAAAAGATAAGCAGGGGTCTATAACTTACACCAAGAAGACAGAGGTTAgagataaaggaaaggaaaaaataggTTCTGATGTTCATTTAATAGAGAATTCTCCTCATCCTGAGGCTGTAGTGGAGGAGAATCAAGCAATGGAGAAAGCGCAGAACACAAACCTTGTTTCTTCTTTGAAGAATTATTTGCTTTTGCTCTTAAAGATGGCCACTGAGTCAGACAAAAGCGAAGTCAGCCCAAAGCAAGAAGCCAAGATTGTGGAGGAGAAGACTCCATTAAGTGCTATTCCTAAACATCTGCCAGATGTGGGCATTGCAGGATTAACTCCCAGAACCTCAAGGAAGATCTTTGAACAGGTTGAGACCAATCAGCTTTTCCACAGTGCTGAGAACTTGCCACTGACTCCCAAGACTTCTCGGAAACTCACAGGAATGATCAACCAAGAACTGCTTGCTTGCCAAAAGAGCCCCAGCACTGAGCCAGAGGTACCTCCCTTGCCCTGTGTTCCTTCCATCGTGGTAGGGAGCATTGCAGGTGAACCAGCAGGTCTCCCCCATCTTCCCTCTTCTGAGGTTGCCAGTGAGACCGCAGCGGCTCTGCCAAGTGCCACACCCCAAGAGCTGGCATCTGGGGCCCGTCGTAAGATCTATCTACCCAAAACCAAACCAGCCGATGAGATGGAAGGAGTGGCCCTCGAGGGTCAGACATGGGCCAAAAGGGACAGTCCCAGTGTGTCTCCACAGCAGGGCCGTAGGAGCCAGACTCTCTTGCAGACTCCAGCCCCGGGTTCTCCTCCTGTGGAGAAGCGCTCTCCAACCATTGCCAGGAAGATGGCAACTCTGGAAGTTCCCAAGATGTATCAGGAGCTGgcagaagaaagcaagaaagaggaTGACAGCTCCCCATTGGCTCCAGAGAGCGTAGAAGAAAGTGTGACTGAAGGCCCAGTGGGAGAATCGAGGAAAACAAATGATCCATTTAAAG CGCCACAAGTAGTCCGCAAGATCCGAGCAGAACAGTTCTCTGATGCTTCTGGGAACTTAAAGCTATGGTGTCAGTTCTTCAATATCTTGAGTGACTCCAAGCTAATCTGGTACAAGGATGAGGTACCCATAGCAGATGTCAAAAGAAG CTCTGGAGATGAAGGACAGGCAGCCCTGGCTATTGtgcagatgtccctgaaggaTTGCGGGGTCTATCAGTGTACCATCCAGAATGAATATGGGACTGACAGTACTGATTTCCTGCTGAGCCCTGAAG tGCTGTCCGGATTTATCTccaaagaagaaatagaag cTGGAGAGGAGATTGAAATGACCCCCATGGTATTTGCCAAAGGCCTAGCTGACTCCGGCTTTTGGGGGGATAAGCTGTTTGGCCGGATCATGGTGGAGGACCTGGAGGCAGGACGAGGATTTCTGCGCAAGGCCTGCCGTGCCCGTGCCATTTATGGCCTTGAGCCGGTGTTTGAGTCTGGGCACACTGGCATTATTAAGGTCCACAACTTCATTGCGTTTGGTGGACGCAGTGAGAACACGCTGGTGGAGAGGAACTATGATATCACCATTCAG GAGTGTAAAATCCAGAATTCAAGTCGGGAATACTGCAAGATCTTTGCTGCAGAGGCCCGAGCCCTCTCTGACTTTGGGTCCATACCTGA GATAATCCCACTTTACCTAATCTACCGCCCAGCCAACAATATTCCTTATGCCACCATGGAGGAAGACTTGCCAGGCTTGTTCCAGTGCTATTGTGGACGAGAAGGTGATGGCAGTGGCCTGGCTCCACCCAACCCCTCGGAGATTGGGCAGAAATGCTGTGCTTTCCAGCACTGGCTTTACCAGTGGACAAATGGCAATATCTTGGTGACAGACTTGGAAG GTGTTGGATGGAAGGTCACCAATGTGAAGATTGCTACCAAAACCAAGGG GTACCAAGGCCTGAAGGAGAGCTGCTGCCCCAACCTCCTCAATCTCTTTGTTGCCTCCCATCAATGCAACCATTACTGTGAGCTACTTGCTCTGAAGAGCCTTGAGGTTCCTCAACCTCCGCCGAGAAGCAAGGGCTCTCGGAGCCCCAACATGGGCAGAAAATCGTCGTCAGCTCAGTCCAGCCCTCAGCTCCAGAAGAAAGGCCTCTCAAGCCCCCAGGCTTCCAGGAAAGGTTCTGTGAGCCCCAAGAATGCCCGGAAATGCCCAGAACATGTGGCAGAGTCCCAGCTGATGGCATGGCCCAAAGGAGGAGACAATGACAAGGCTGGACAGCTGCAGTGA